Proteins from a single region of Hordeum vulgare subsp. vulgare chromosome 6H, MorexV3_pseudomolecules_assembly, whole genome shotgun sequence:
- the LOC123404270 gene encoding uncharacterized protein LOC123404270, producing the protein MEAQVLARFPDRKPCQQAKDFAELALAHYNETNKSEFELATTLLSNCFSECSGDIYGHVNFTAVPQKQTAAETASKTKRLFFAELMHTPSLEAYSRAQPMRVLCVCTIDDDSCYGGCHEIFRKIANKRSDDMDYKRCHACSDRIKHPNGQLFDGGHNSSRMPYYSAV; encoded by the exons ATGGAAGCACAGGTACTAGCACGATTTCCTGATCGCAAGCCTTGCCAGCAAGCAAAGGATTTTGCTGAACTTGCTCTGGCGCACTACAATGAGACGAACAAG AGCGAGTTTGAGTTGGCCACGACCCTGCTATCGAATTGCTTCTCCGAGTGTTCTGGGGACATTTATGGCCATGTTAATTTCACTGCTGTTCCTCAGAAGCAGACTGCCGCAGAGACTGCTTCAAAGACAAAGAGGCTGTTCTTTGCTGAGCTTATGCATACTCCGAGCCTTGAAGCATATTCAAGGGCTCAGCCTATGCGTGTGCTGTGTGTGTGCaccattgatgatgattcttGTTATG GTGGGTGCCATGAGATATTTAGAAAGATTGCTAACAAGAGGAGTGATGACATGGATTATAAGCGCTGTCACGCATGTAGCGACCGTATCAAGCATCCGAATGGGCAACTGTTTGATGGAGGGCACAATAGCAGTAGGATGCCGTACTACTCTGCCGTGTAG